A DNA window from Ammospiza nelsoni isolate bAmmNel1 chromosome 31, bAmmNel1.pri, whole genome shotgun sequence contains the following coding sequences:
- the LOC132085597 gene encoding uncharacterized protein LOC132085597: MSQQNQKLLKALVSVVATLGKVAATVTGSHRDVRQRVSPKFLPAALRRFTQSLRETLDHGDVASMGHRGVPSLGQALAALWATPGTNWADVRAAAKAWQELVAALRERWDRLQEEADELRKTCWDATPSWAKHLWLKATFRERGQPGDSLEATPWWLPVTLDRVEGALAGATHDAQVAAATSEEEEATSEAMDEAVVATSRARAATWRGHWAVVALAPLKRLVDACDKAMEFTWDMQTQLEEIEDTLKWPEQMSPNILEALVADVAEFERLWEGSARLASHHLLPTLWDIHNLLLSPYAGPGGPGGPGGPGSRAVAKRCQKAIKDIPRLLQRQ, translated from the exons ATGAGCCAGCAGAACCAGAAG ttGCTGAAGGCGCTGGTGTCCGTGGTGGCCACCCTGGGCAAGGTGGCGGCCACCGTGACCGGGTCACACAGGGACGTGCGGCAGCGCGTGTCGCCAAAGTTCCTGCCCGCGGCCCTGAGGAGATTCACCCAGAGCCTCCGTGAGACCCTGGACCACGGCGATGTTGCCTCCATGGGCCACCgtggtgtcccctccctgggccaGGCCCTGGCCGCCCTCTGGGCCACCCCTGGGACCAACTGGGCCGATGTGAGAGCCGCGGCCAAGGCCTGGCAGGAGTTGGTGGCCGCGCTCAGGGAGAGATGGGACCggctgcaggaggaggcagatgAGCTGCGCAAGACCTGCTGGGACGCGACCCCCTCCTGGGCCAAGCACCTGTGGTTAAAGGCCACCTTCAGGGAGAGGGGACaacctggggacagcctggaggCCACACCCTGGTGGCTGCCGGTGACCCTGGACAGGGTCGAGGGGGCCTTGGCAGGGGCCACGCACGATGCTCAGGTGGCAGCGGCCAccagtgaggaagaggaagctACCAGCGAGGCCATGGATGAGGCCGTGGTGGCCACCAGCCGGGCGAGGGCGGCCACCTGGAGGGGACATTGGGCAGTGGTGGCCCTGGCGCCGCTGAAGCGTTTGGTGGACGCATGTGACAAAGCCATGGAGTTCACCTGGGACATGCAGACCCAGCTCGAGGAGATTGAGGACACCCTGAAGTGGCCAGAGCAGATGTCCCCCAATATCCTTGAGGCCTTGGTGGCCGACGTGGCTGAGTTTGAGCGTCTGTGGGAGGGCAGCGCCCGCCTGGCCTCACATCACCTGCTGCCGACACTGTGGGATATCCACAACCTCCTCTTGAGTCCCTATGCTGGCCCAGGTGGCCCCGGTGGCCCGGGTGGCCCCGGCAGCCGCGCAGTGGCCAAGCGGTGCCAAAAAGCCATCAAGGACATCCcgaggctgctgcagagacagTGA